From a region of the Salminus brasiliensis chromosome 4, fSalBra1.hap2, whole genome shotgun sequence genome:
- the marchf5 gene encoding E3 ubiquitin-protein ligase MARCHF5: MADESAVVMQQILDRSCWVCFATDEDDRTAEWVRPCRCRGSTKWVHQACLQRWVDEKQRGNSTARVACPQCNAEYLIVFPKLGPVVYVLDLADRLISKACPFAAAGIMVGSIYWTAVTYGAVTVMQVVGHKEGLDVMERADPLFLLIGLPTIPVMLILGKMIRWEDYVLRLWRKYSNKLQILNSIFPGIGCPVPRIPAEASPLADHVSATRILCGALVFPTIATIVGKLMFSSVNSNLQRTILGGIAFVAIKGAFKVYFKQQQYLRQAHRKILNFPEQEEA, translated from the exons GAGCTGCTGGGTGTGTTTCGCTACAGATGAGGACGACCGTACGGCTGAGTGGGTTCGACCGTGCCGGTGCCGTGGCTCCACAAAGTGGGTGCATCAGGCCTGCCTTCAGCGATGGGTGGACGAGAAGCAGCGCGGCAACAGCACGGCTCGAGTGGCCTGTCCTCAGTGCAACGCAGAGTACCTCATCGTCTTTCCCAAGCTCG GACCGGTGGTGTATGTTCTAGACCTGGCAGATAGACTCATCTCCAAGGCCTGCCCATTTGCTGCAGCTGGAATCATGGTGGGCTCCATCTATTGGACTGCAGTCACATATGGAGCAGTCACTGTTATGCAG GTGGTGGGCCATAAGGAGGGTTTGGATGTGATGGAGAGGGCTGACCCTTTGTTTCTACTCATCGGTCTACCCACCATCCCTGTGATGCTGATTCTGGGCAAGATGATTCGCTGGGAGGACTACGTGCTCCGCCTTTGGAGGAAGTACTCCAATAAGCTGCAGATCCTCAACAGCATCTTCCCAG GGATTGGTTGTCCAGTGCCCAGAATCCCAGCAGAGGCAAGTCCACTGGCTGACCATGTGTCAGCTACACGCATACTGTGTGGAGCCCTGGTGTTCCCCACCATTGCCACTATTGTGGGCAAGCTCATGTTCAGCAGTGTCAACTCCAACCTGCAAAGGACCATCCTG GGTGGAATTGCGTTCGTGGCCATTAAGGGCGCGTTTAAGGTGTACTTCAAACAGCAGCAGTACCTCCGCCAGGCCCACCGTAAGATCCTCAACTTCCCTGAGCAGGAGGAGGCCTGA
- the ide gene encoding insulin-degrading enzyme isoform X4 has product MNDAWRLFQLEKATGNPDHPFSKFGTGNKLTLETRPSQDGIDIRQELLKFHSTFYSSNLMGLCVLGRESLDELASMVVKLFGEVENKSVPIPEFPVHPFQEEHLRQFYKVVPIKDIRNLYVTFPIPDLQKYYKSNPGHYLGHLIGHEGPGSLLSELKSKGWVNTLVGGQKEGARGFMFFIINVDLTEEGLLHVEDIIFHMFQYIQKLRTEGPQEWVFQECKDLNTVAFRFKDKERPRGYTSKVAGLLHYYPLEEILAAEYMLEDFRPDLIEMVLDKLRPENVRVAVVSKSFEGQTDKTEEWYGTQYKQESISDEVIKKWQNADLNGKFKLPMRNEFIPTNFEIYPLEKDSPAYPTLIKDTAMSKIWFKQDDKFFLPKACLNFEFFSPFAYVDPLHCNMAYLYLELLKDSLNEYAYAAELAGLNYDLQNTIYGMYLSVKGYNDKQHILLKKIIEKMATFEIDEKRFDIIKEAYMRSLNNFRAEQPHQHAMYYLRLLMTEVAWTKDELKEALDDVTLLRLKAFIPQLLSRLHIEALLHGNITKQSALSMMQMVEDTLIEHAHTKPLLPSQLIRYREVQVPDGGWYVYQQRNEVHNNCGIEIYYQTDMQTTHDNMLLELFCQIISEPCFNTLRTKEQLGYIVFSGPRRANGVQGLRFIIQSEKAPHYLESRVEAFLKTMEKSVEEMSEEAFQKHIQALAIRRLDKPKKLAAECAKYWSEIISQQYNFDRDNVEVAYLKTLSKDNVMQFYRDLLAIDAPKRHKVSVHVLSREMDSCPVVGEFPAQNDVNLAPAPSLPQPVLVQDMTEFKRSLPLFPLAKPHINFMAAKL; this is encoded by the exons GCAATAAATTGACCTTGGAAACGAGGCCATCGCAAGATGGCATTGACATTCGTCAGGAGCTGCTGAAATTCCACTCTACGTTTTATTCTTCGAACCTGATGGGACTTTGTGTTCTGGGGAGAG AATCTCTGGATGAGTTGGCCTCTATGGTTGTCAAGCTCTTTGGAGAGGTGGAGAACAAATCAGTACCTATTCCTGAGTTCCCTGTACACCCCTTCCAGGAAGAGCATCTCAGG CAATTTTATAAGGTAGTACCGATAAAGGACATCAGGAACCTCTACGTAACCTTCCCGATCCCAGACTTGCAGAAATACTACAAGTCTAATCCTGGACATTATCTGGGCCACCTGATTGGGCATGAGGGTCCAGGAAGCTTGCTGTCTGAATTGAAATCTAAAG GCTGGGTCAACACTTTAGTCGGAGGGCAGAAAGAGGGAGCCAGAGGTTTCATGTTTTTCATCATCAATGTGGATTTAACAGAAGAAGGACTGT TGCATGTGGAAGACATCATCTTTCACATGTTTCAGTATATTCAGAAGCTGCGTACAGAAGGCCCCCAGGAGTGGGTCTTCCAGGAATGTAAG GATTTGAACACTGTGGCCTTCAGGTTCAAGGATAAGGAACGTCCACGCGGCTACACCTCTAAAGTGGCCGGGCTGTTGCAT TACTATCCACTGGAGGAGATTCTTGCAGCAGAGTACATGTTGGAGGACTTTAGACCAGACCTTATAGAGATGGTGCTGGATAAGTTGAGGCCGGAGAATGTAAG GGTCGCTGTCGTCTCCAAGTCGTTTGAAGGACAAACCGACAAGACCGAAGAATGGTACGGGACCCAGTACAAACAGGAATCAATCTCTGACGAGGTCATTAAG AAATGGCAAAATGCTGACCTAAATGGCAAGTTCAAGCTCCCTATGAGGAACGAGTTCATCCCCACCAACTTTGAGATTTACCCCCTCGAGAAGGACTCTCCAGCCTATCCCACTTTGATCAAG GATACGGCAATGAGCAAAATATGGTTCAAGCAGGATGACAAATTCTTCCTGCCCAAGGCCTGTCTGAACTTTGAGTTCTTTAG CCCTTTTGCTTACGTGGACCCGTTGCATTGTAACATGGCCTATTTGTATCTTGAGCTCCTCAAGGACTCCCTCAACGAGTATGCATATGCAGCTGAGCTAGCTGGCTTGAACTATGACCTCCAAAATACCATCTATGggatgtat CTCTCAGTAAAGGGCTATAATGACAAACAGCACATCCTGCTGAAGAAGATCATTGAGAAAATGGCCACGTTTGAGATTGATGAGAAACGCTTTGACATCATTAAGGAGGCG TATATGAGATCTTTGAATAATTTCCGAGCGGAGCAACCTCACCAGCATGCCATGTACTACCTGCGTCTGCTCATGACTGAGGTGGCCTGGACCAAAGATGAGCTTAAAGAAGCTCTGGATG ATGTCACCCTGCTCCGCCTCAAGGCCTTCATACCTCAGCTGTTGTCACGGTTACACATTGAAGCCCTGCTGCATGGCAACATCACCAAACAG TCTGCTCTCAGTATGATGCAGATGGTGGAGGATACACTCATTGAGCATGCTCACACCAAGCCCCTCCTCCCCAGCCAGCTGATTCGCTACAGAGAGGTGCAGGTTCCGGATG GTGGCTGGTATGTGTACCAGCAGAGAAATGAGGTCCATAATAACTGTGGCATCGAGATCTACTAccagacagacatgcagaccACCCATGACAACATGCTGCTGGAGCTCTTCTGCCAGATCATCTCTGAGCCTTGCTTCAATACACTGCGCACCAAAGAACAGCTGG GTTACATTGTGTTCAGTGGCCCTCGCAGGGCTAATGGAGTACAGGGACTTCGTTTCATCATTCAGTCAGAAAAGGCCCCTCATTATTTGGAGTCTCGAGTGGAGGCCTTCCTAAAGACCATGGAGAAGAGTGTGGAGGAGATGAGCGAGGAGGCCTTCCAAAAACACATTCAGGCTCTGGCAATCCGCCGCCTAGACAAACCCAAGAAACTGGCAGCCGAGTGCGCCAAGTACTGGAGTGAGATCATATCCCAGCAGTACAACTTTGACAGAG ATAACGTCGAAGTCGCCTACCTGAAGACATTGTCTAAGGACAACGTCATGCAGTTTTACAGG GATCTGTTGGCTATAGATGCTCCCAAGAGACACAAGgtgtctgtgcatgtgctgTCTCGAGAGATGGACTCCT GCCCAGTGGTGGGTGAATTCCCTGCTCAGAATGATGTCAATCTGGCTCCTGCTCCTTCCCTGCCTCAG cCGGTGCTGGTGCAGGACATGACTGAATTTAAGAGAAGTCTGCCTCTCTTCCCACTTGCGAAACCTCACATCAACTTCATGGCTGCCAAACTGTGA